The genomic stretch ATCTACAGctcacaaaatcactcaaataAGACTCCTCCGATGAATCTTTATCCTCAGCAAATAGCAAGGATATGACAGCTAAAAGATCATTAGCTCAACCACAAATGCCTAAAAGATCATTACTcccaaaacatatttttttcttataaaattgaagaaaaaaaaaatcaacacttAGTATTTATACATGTTAATACAATATATACTGCTCCCAAAACAGTTCACATATAACCAATTCTATTTCCACAGAATTCAGCCACATACCATGATAAAATTCTTAACTTTATCAATTTTCcaattaaattcaaaaaaactaCAAATGGGGTTGTGTAAACTAACGGAAACAAATATAAATCCAGAAGCTAATGCCTTTGAAAACATTTGCAGCATTCAGTGGTAGTACCTGAGGTGATACTAAAACCACTTGAAGAAGCTTCCTTCTCGAAACCTCCTCGCTCAACGCCTCGCCGGCACCGCGAGGCAAAGGCAAAGGCAAAGAACTCTCCTCACTTCTTTCCGCTGCAACATCACAAAAATATCGTACCCATCATATCACATCCAACCCAAACAAGAAAAGCATACACATGTGCGCAAAGAGAGAGAGTACCAACAGGGCAGAGGAGAGAGAAGCGaggggaggagagagagaggtggagCTTGTGCTTGAACTGGGCAAAGTGGGGAGAGCGAAAGAGAGGAGCTTTGGAGCGGAAATGGAAAGACGTGATGGCATTTAGCGTTTTCAGGCCGCTTGCGTCCATGTTAGCTTAAGCTGTAGCCCCCCTCCCTGTTCTTCTTTGCTTGCTCTCTAGTCTCTCCTATTCATCTCTAACCTTTTtgggtgggtttttttttttaacaataaaaaaaaaaaaatttctaaaacaCATCAATAAATAGGACCATATGTAGCTATCATATGTTGTCATATCCTATGTTCCCATATATTTTTCAGCCTTTACCTTCTTAAATTAACCATGATCGGGTAACATGAGGTAGGTTTCTTACAAAACTTCTCTCGATGAACGCAAAAACTCTCCCGCTTCGCGTTTGACTGCCGTGCTAGAGGAGGTCTTCTtccgtcgtcgtcgtcgtcgtcctcctcctcttcccctACTACACGAAGTTTCTAACAAAACACGAGGCAATGTAGGGGTAGGGTATTTTGTTGTTTCAAGcaaggtgtttttttttcttttccctctctTATGGATGATGTGTCATTTGATTGATGTAGGAAATATGTCATCATGGTGCTAATAATGTGCGTGTTAAAtgtattaaagtaatgattaagtgactaaatttatctcttcctatcagtttaagcttttaagataactggtaatttaatattgtattaGAGTTAAAACGAACCTTGACTACGTCAATTTcactcaatttcaattaaatattttacatgttgggtctcacttattaaaatgaagtttgaaaagtgttaaagtaatgattaagacCTCGTTTGATTCGCAGAATGTTTATCCCATTGAAAAAAGATTAGCTACTACTGAAAATAGAAGAGTGTTAAATAGATTCCTATTCTCTTGTTTAGTTGGAGTGCTGGAATACTAGTTAatcctattcctttgtttggtacaaTGTAATATGTTGGTAaatgaaatcatattgtgattaaatttcttaaataacccttataatacaaatacaatttatattattaacgactttcattttttttttttttaaacttaaacaattttactataatttttttttaatttttttttaattatgtcacgtatgtggttttttttttcttttttctttttcaattatgctacaaaattatttacataaaaaaaatatagttggagaaaacaaaatcaagctcaatcttgaaatatatatatatatatagttggagaatgtacagagaatcaaaagaaatcaaaaaaacagattatatatttgtattttataaaaaccttgcagATTCAATTTCTctatcaaagaaataaaaaaataaaataaataaataaataaaacggtatagagaatcaaaagaaataaaaaaacagaaaaattgaagaatcagaaagaaaagagaaagagagataacgaaatatagagacggagaaaagagaaacagagagaatgaaatttaatcccacaagtggggttttttgtggCAACTTATACCATTAATGTAATCCCACAAGAAATGATTAGTTAAGCCACttaaaatgagtggcttagctaagcctgtgtgtatgagattagagTCTCATGAGAATAGACTATTCCTAGAATAGAGTGTTGCCAAACAAAAAACTAGCTATatctagtgttagctagtccaatctaAGTgtttattccgcaaaccaaacggggcttaagtgattaaatttatctcttcctatcagcttaagcttttaagataactgataatttaacaaaatgtgTCATATGTGGCAAacataaaaaagtaaatttgaGCGGTAAAGTAACAAAtaaatctatttaaaatataagcaaaatataagaatttgattattgaattaaaaacatgaaGACTAAATTAAAATCAGACAAAAGCCTAACCTATGGCTAAATATGATTTCCCCCCCTTATATTTGTACTTAGCAATGGCTAATTTGTATTATTAGTTATTGGtaaaagtgagataaaaatgtattgTTAGTTATTGGATCggtctttatttaaaaaaaattaagaaaattttttttggtacttaattaattatatgatcagcttaatgaaataaaaatgtggctTGTATAATTCCTAGTGTGCAAATACTCCAAGGCATAAAACCGTAAATCTACTTgtataaatgaacaagaacCACGCCGACCCTATAATAGACCAGCGCTTACTTCTCTCTCGTTCTCTCGGTCTCAAAATCCCCAATTCCGAAATCCAAATCGGGACGATCGGTTCAGCGATCTGCAATCGAATCAATCTTGATTGAAAATCTCCCGGTAAATATAGCCTTGTAACCCTAATTTCTGGTTTTGGGCCGTCGGATTGTGTGTTTGATTGGCCTGTCGTGGGGATGATAGtgtttggattttgtttttgggttcGAGTTACATGTTCTTGTGTGTGAGTTTTTTGTGTGTATTTGGTTTACAGGCTTTGGTGGCTTCTGAATTTTTGGGTTGTAATTATGCTTTTCCATGCGGGGCTTGGGATTGGGTATTGGCTTATATGAGTTGTGATTGCTGTTGGGGTTGTGAGGGATTCACTTTGTAGAAATTTAAATGCTTGGAATTTGTTTTGCAgattttgtatgaaaattttGTATAGAAAGGTTAAATTTTGTTAGATGAATGGAATTTTGTTCCTCAAGGTTGGTAAGATGCTAAAATTTGacttcgtttttttatttttattttttttaaaattttaatataaaaggAGTTCCTTTCCATAGGTTCCTTTTTAACAAAGCAAGAATGAAGGGTTTTCTGGACATGTTGGAGAAATTTATCTGTCTAAGCCTAGAAATGTACAGAACAGGAAACCATAGTTTTGCGTTAGTGGAATTTGGGTTTTTCACTGCTAAgctaaatttgaatttcaaaggGTCTGCTATGGGTTCTAGAATGGAATCCTGCAGCAAAGAAGTGATATAGTAGAGCCAATCTTGGTTCAGTAAGTTTTTGTTTGAGCGTATAGGGTATAGAACTGCATTTTTATGCTATTTTCTTATTGGGGGCATTCTATACCAATGTTAGGATAGAGCAGTAGTTCATGCTGTGGATTAATTATTGTCAAGATATCTATCATCTGCTAGCTTTTCCTGAATGAATAATGGAGGCCTGAACAGTAATGCATCACATTCTTCCCTTATTTTAAAGTTCATATGTCCACTGCCAGTCTCAAAGTCCAAGTATTGTGATTTAGTGGTTTGTAATTTTGGAAGGTGATTTTGTTTCTGCTTTATTGGTTTACAAACAATTTTAGGATAGTTATGCTATGTGTTTTGTTGAATATTTCTTTAGTGTACAGGCTATTGGaatctgtttgttttttttttaaactctcCCATTCAACACTCGTCTATGCCATTTTCTTTCACCTGAGGTTTCCATAGTTGTTGATTTTAACTTTGTATTTGCTTTTAAAGTTGAATTTCAGTCGCAAATTGTTGTGATTTTAAGATTTGGTTTTGTGGGTGATTAATTAAGTTTTGACTTTATATTGGTTATTTCATCAATAGGTTTcattttttcattgttttatttattttctttccctgTTGgctaatattattgttatttgattaaaaattgCTGCTCACTCACACATTAGAAAGATCAGACCTAAACTTCCAGTTCATTTTCTAAATCGCTTGGAAGCTTGTTTGTCAAACAGTTACTTGCTGTAAACAGCCTAGGCATACTTGGCTCTTTGCCAATGGACAAAGGAGTGCCTCCTACCCTATTTGTTAATGATGGTTCGTTCATGGAGAGGTTCAAACAGCTTCAgcaagagaaggagaaggataAGGGTGTCAAACTAGAGGTGTCTAAACCGATCAAAATTGAATCAGGGTCATTGAATCCTAACCACACCATTAGTAGAACAAGTGGGAAACTTAAGACTAATGATACACGCAAGAACCCCCAGGCTGCTTCAGGTGGAAAACTTGCTTTTAGCTTGAAACAAAAGTCAAAGATTGTGGCGCCTCCTGTTAAGTTAGGTGCAGATGAGGATGAAGATGACACAGATGCTGGGAAAGTTTTAGCTGATGCACCAACGAAACGGCAGAAGTTAGATCAAACTGATGCCTCTGAGCATTCATCAAGACAAGTGGACGTTGGTAATTACTGCTTATATaactattcttttatttggttggGTTTCCATGGAAGGTCTGCGGATGTTTTAGTGTTCTGATTTTCTGAGGAACATAATTAGGAAAAGATGGCCACTATTTGCAGTTAGCTTTTGTGTCAATAGCCTTCTCTTTTTGCAGCTCTAGATCTGTacttgttttttgaaaaatatttcacaCACTTTCAACCAATTATAATGCATGTGCCATGCAATATGCAAAGTGCAAGATAAAGATGCATCTGCCAACTTCGTATTTCTAGGTAGTCTCAATCTTTTACTGTTGAATTTGTCTAAGTAGCCACTATGTGCATTCAACTTATCTGTCTCTCTCCACTCACACCCCTCCTCCCTCCTTTTTCtgttgtctttttatttatttacttgtcCCCTCTGTGCTCATCaatgaaatgaattatttatcaaaaaaaaaaaaattgttaacttGTTTTGATAAGTCGGTGGCTTTGTTTCAGAATCTTTTTTTGTTCGGCTCTTAGCCCTCAAGTGgccattttttaaattaggttaaCTGTGtatctttatttttctaaagtGATATGGTTTTAGTTATGATGGATAGACAGATATTGCTCTGTCCCATCTGACTCATTACTGGTTGTCATCTCCCAACCACTGTGATTACATttaactttgttttttgttttgttttgttttttttttttttttcttttctgaagtTAGTGCTTCTCTCCAATGAAAGATGCATTTAACTTTTTCTACCAAATCTTTAGGCACTTTATGATCCAGTCGTGGTTTTTGAATGCAATCATCATTTCTCACACAATGGCTACCTTACCACTCTGTTTGGTTGTTACTTGAGAAAGAGAAGTGAAACTAGGGAAAGGGGAATGGAAgagaatagttattttttaatctttttgtcttttttattttctggcTAAGCAAGGGAAATTGGAGGGAGAATAAGCAGGTTTATCTGGACGTTATTCTAGAATGTTGTACTCACTTTTGTTTTGAGGTGGATTTGGGATGATAATACATATAACTTAATCTTTGATTCTCTTTGTGCTCTTCTGACATCCTAGGAAATGATTTGTGTATAGGCAAACTAAAGGTTTACTCCTCTCTCCTCTTCCAATCAAAGTGAATGTTTGCTTATTGTTAACCATCAAAGAAGTTGTGGGTCTGGCACATATCCTTTCGAACCTGTTTGATGTTGTTATATTCTACATTTTTTCAGTATTGTGTGAATaagatttttccttttcatctGAGTACACTATTCTTGAGGAAATCATCTGGGTATATCTCTACTCTTGAAGTGGTATGAATGAAGAGGACAAAACATTCTTGAATATTTCTTGTCTCATGACTGCAGCTTATACCTTTAGTACCTATCAACATTGGTGGAAAGAGATGTTCAATGAAAGATTTGGAATATGTGGCAAGCCTGCTACAAGAGTAATTTGCATTCCCTTGTTCATGCTCTCGGTATTAATCAGTTTATAAGTGATATGCAGCACCACCTTCTCCAAGTGATCCTACAGTGAAGATAGTTGCTGACAAATTAGCAAGTTTTGTGGCTAAAAATGGAAGGCAATTTGAGCATattacacgtcaaaaaaatcCTGGAGACACACCTTTTAAGTAAGTTATCTATGAAATTTGAAGCATATTTGGTGTTATTTTTTTAGCTTATGCTCTCTGTTGTCTCCACTCTGAGGTGGTACAGTGTGTTGCCATTTTCCCATTTGGtaactctttatatatatatatatatatatatatatatcgtggaacatttaattttttactttttggcgATTGCAAATTTTCCTCCTAGATCCACGAAATTTCTAATTCTCTATTAATGTGGTGTTATATATTCTTTTGCAGGTTTCTATTTGACGAAAGTTGCGCAGATTACAAATATTATGAGCATCGGCTTGCTGAAGAGGAAAAGGGTCTTTCTCAGACTAGAGAATCCCAAACATCTCATAATGGTTGGTACTTTAATCTTGACAAAGTGGTGTCAGTGGTTCTTGTATATGGAGGTTTTACTTGCTGATATTTTCCTCAACGTTGGTGGAAGTTTTACTAATTTTAATAAACGTATTACACTTCTGTAAATGggttttgtttgtaattttgctATTTAAAAACCAAATTTCCTAGCAACTTAGATTAAAAGAAACCATCTGTCTTTGTTTTATTGATTTGGAACAGGAAAATGATTAAAAGGTCATAATTTTTACTGCTTCCCCCCCTCCCCCTAAAAAAAACCCCAAAGATAATTGCTAACATAGGCCGGACACTAATAGGATgaatttcattttgtatttttgcttGTAGCGTTGTGAATTTGTAGGGTGTGGTCAAAGTAGTAGTTGATAGTGGTCCATTGAAAATTCCAGTTACTAGTGTCTAGGTTTCATAGCCAATTTATGGTTTACTATAAACAACATGGTTCATGATCCTGGGAGAAAAGCCATACCTTTATTTGTTTGTCTACTTGTCATGTTATTGCCTCCGGCTTCCTCCCCCTGATTTTAGTTGTAATATTATTAtagttgtttctgtttttgctgctgttgtttattcttttttactGTTTCCTAGACTAAGATATGAAGCACTTGAATGTGTAGGTGGTACGAGCACTTCAGCTTCTAAATCCACTAGCGGTTCCCAAAGGTCTCTTCAGCAGCATAACTATCAAACCCCTGCCGCTGCTTTATATGAAGCCACTGAAGATCCGAGAGTTCAAACAACTTCAGCAGGAAGATCTGGTAATAGTATATAAGCATATATACTATTATATGCTTTCTCTTGGTTTTCTCTGGGAAATGTGTAacatctattttcattttttttcctcccagCATTCTGAGTTGGTTCCTTGCTAGTCAAGGTGTTTAGTATTTGGCTGATTTTAGTGACTGGTCTAACCGTGTTAGTCATAGTAGCAGTTGGCACAATATGTTTTGACTTTGATCAAAAGACACCAAACTAGCCAGAAAAGGTTGCAAAAGAAAACAttgtagaaaattttgaaaagaaaaagtaggtGTCTTACATTCAGCCTGGGGTTGGGGAATGGAAACAATGAACGTGCAGTAATGTGTTTTATTGGCCTGATGGAGTAATGGGCATGTATTAACACGGTATGACTGTGATTGCTTTATGACAATAAGCTAAATGGACTCTTACAATTCTACCAAACTATAAGTGTGCAAGGTCGTCATGATGACCATCCAATTTTCCACCCCGTTTGCAGTTTTTTTGGTCCTCTAGAAAATCATTcccttttgtttggtttttccAAAGATGTTCATTAGTCCCACTTGTTTCTTGAATGAACCTCTCTTTGCTCCCACTCGTTTTGCAAGTACTCTATGACTGACTTCCCACGGTTCTCATAGAAAACAAAGGACTTCCTTCAGTTACATGTTAGAAAAGTTCACACTGTGGCTTCTGTTTCAGAAGAAGAATACATGTTTTGGTGTGTCAGCAGTACCTTATATAGGCATAATTCCATTTTGCCTTTATGAAAATCACGTCGTAGCCATTCAATCCAATTTGCAAAGTAGCTTCTGATTGCTTGGTAATCAATACTTCTTGTATGTGCTACACCTGTGTCTGATTACGTGTGTTTCTGATTTTAGGTGAAGCTAGTGCACCAACATTTTCAGATCCCATAGCTATGATGGAGTTCTACGTGAAGAAGGCTGCACAGGAAGAGAGATTGAGACAGCCTAAATACTCAAAAGACGAAATGCCTCCTCCTGCTTCTCTTCAAGGTCTATATTTGCTCTTCAGTAAAGACAAATGCTATTTGTTCAGCCTTTATAATTGACCAACTACTTTATCTGAATATCTTTTCTTCTGGTGCACGTTTTCTTTTGCGTCTTACCATgaatatttctctctttttgtttggcacaggAGGTCCTGGGAAGAAAGGGCATCACATGGGTGATTACATCCCACAAGAAGAGCTTGAGAAATTCATGGCTACTTGTAATGATGCAGCTGCGCAGAAAGCTTTCAAAGAGGCTGGTGCCAAGGCCAAAATTCAGGCTGATAACGTGGGGCATAAACTGTTGTCTAAAATGGGTTGGAAAGAAGGTGCCttgcattctctctctctctctctctctctctctctctcgcactaACACAGACAAATACACATGCCTGCACACCTGCATACCCTAATATCTGATTCAGGTGAAGTTGAAAATGTTggatgattattattttttctttaattatccTGATGAGGAGTAAGCTATGGAGTGCATTTAATGACAGCTCAATGTGTGGCATGTCCTCACAAATTTTAAGTTAGGAACCTTCTTTGACTTAACTGTTGCTTTATAATGTTGTCGTGGTGCTCTTAGATAAGAAACCTCATAACCTTGATGTGAACTGCAGGTGAGGGTCTGGGGAGCTCCAGAAATGGTATTGCAGATCCAATCATGGCAGGTAATGTTAAGAAGGATCACTTGGGGGTGGGTGCTTCCCAACCTGGGGAGGTGACTCCTGAGGATGATATATATGAGCAGTACAAGAAGCGGATGATGCTTGGTTATAAATACAGACCTAACCCTCTGGTATTGCCTACTCTCCTTTGCACTGaagattaattaaatagatatCTACTATTATTACATttgaacaaagttttcctccaatctagtatctattaaattgacatgtctTTAGAGCATGCCATTTTCACTTGcatcagtttggaggaaaattttgtccattGCATTTACGATTGAGTTCTTAGTCgttgcctttttgttttctccccCCAGAACAATCCTCGGAAAGCTTACTATTGAGCAACTATACTGTGGAATTCTGCATGTGAAGATTTTCTTCAAGAAATAACTTGAAGTTAGATGCTTAAGATGTggtgtgaaagaaaaaaaggggggtGGTTCTATTTTGGAAAATCAAAATTGTATGGATTTTTACGAATTATGAATTTCAGTGTTTGACAAACTGCAACCTTTTATTTAGAAATCTAATTTGAGCAACATTATTGTTCCTCTTCAGctacttcttttctttattttttctaatgaaTGGAATACGCATGATATAAGCATCGATATGTCCtccaaaagagaaattaaataccctattagaaaaaaagaaaaaaagatttatttaaCTAGGCTAAAACAAGATACACACCTAACCTACAAGCTTTTCAGTATAGCTGATAGAGTGTCAAATAacactaaaaagaaaatgaaaatgggcCGAGTAAATGACTCGATGTAGTAACTAATTGACCCAAGGACTAAGAAAAGGGCCATAAAAATAGGTAATTTTTGTAAGACGAACCTACAACATTAAAGAGTCCTGGTTGCCACAACGAAGAGGATTGCACTAAGATCAACTGCTCTGAGTTGTTATAGAGAAACTCCACTGCATTGTGGTTGAATGGACTCAAATGgatcctcctttttttttttttcccctagcAAATACAACACTACCCTTTTCCAattattgaaacaaaagaaatttgtgGGTATTCAACTAGTGGAATAAGAAAGGATTCGGATCCTTAGTATGTTCGGAATGTTAAGAGAGCCTCTATAGAATCTACCTGTTCGAGCATAGGTGGATTGCAATACACCTGCTCGAAAAAGTAGATCTCATATGATTTCTTTCGCATTTGTTGTCCGGAgcaatcaaaataataaaattactaaaatttgtATCTAATAAGAAATCTCTATTTATCCAAAGAAGAGATGGTGAATAGTTATCTGTCTTTAAAAGGATAAATAAATAGTTATCAATGTCATATATAGGGAATCCCAGtttacccaaaaaagaaaaatagtgaaTAATTTGTATGGACATGGCCAGAATCTTTAGTACATATGCCTCAATTCCACTATCTTGTAAACTCATTACTCATTTGATTCTGTCTCTTTTAAccccattatttatttttttatttatattttataaactttttttacCCAAAATCGAAATTTATCCTTTTCAGTCTCATCAGAATCACAAAATCCAAACTAGCTTTGAGCAACAACTTTAGCAAAAGGAACTTTCACGTGTCCATGTTCCCTTCCACTCAAACAATCATAGCCTACGTGCCAACTTTGTCTTTTACACGAAGAAGATTTCTCAAAATCTTTGCAtattattctctcttttttctcttatcaCGAACACAGTTCTATTCTAAGCTCCATTCCTAGCTTTTCTTTCTCCATGCCaagaaaatttcataaaaaccctaatttcataGGCTGCTGCCTTTCGATTCCATCATTTTCAGGAACCATTCAtatatggacagaaattttctccaaatcaatCATAGAGTTAAAGGATACTTCATTCAgattagtttgaaaaaaatttctatcattctcatatatattctctttcattatttatcaaaatctGGTTTGACATAAGAAATTAagaatcctttttctttcttaacttTCCTTGTTGTCTTACTTATAAAAAGGAAAGTCTTCCTCCTAACAAATTTAAGAATGATCGAGTTCAAGTTCAAAAGGGTAAAAATACGTTTGAATTTTAATAATGATAACACAATCCTAATTATAGAGGTTCTATCTTATGTTACAACTCATGGTGAGGAAAGaagaaatgttttttattatataaaaaaaatattaacaaacaacttaaaacacaaaacgctcctaaaaataaaaaaaaataaaaaaatttcgcCTTTATTCACATCAGAACAATTTtaagctaaaaataaaaatcacctTCCAAACCACATTGCCTGTCACTAGCTTGGTTTTTGATATGACAAAGAAGGGCATGTTTGGGTTTGCaattcaaattgtgattttaaaaggtgagttttaaaataacaattaagcgtttgacctttaaaattacagtttagcttttaaaatcaaacCCACTCCGCTGATTGCGATTTTAATacacataattttttacattttcaaaccaATGTATTTTTATGGTAGAATATATTCTGACATTCAcggtgttagaatatattcagaatatattatGACATTCACTGTATTTActtgattaatttatatttcCTTGTATAAAGTGATTTGATTCTATAATATTGTCCATTAATTCTTTGATTGTATTTCCTAGTTtatttggccttattcaactataaatatgtGTACACAGTTTCAAACACACATAAATATAGTATTGAGTCCATACGCATATTCTCCAGTTATTTTAACATTGTATCAGAGcctcatcattatttcaacattttaaaaacacactttcaAATAATACATTTACtacaatttgttttaaaatcgcacttttaaTCTGCAAAATCGCAGTATCAAACGCGGCAGAATAATGAGAACTGTGGCATCTCCAGAAAAgctatataataatatataataaaaggagaaaataaaaagaagaaaatgaaactcTTGTGAGTCTCTTATTATATATAGGATATATCCCGTGAGtacatgaaagaaaaagttgCATGCAAGTGTATGATAACAACTCATCACCATATCCATTTACTGAACAACATAAATTCCACCTCTGAAacagatgagaaaaaaaattctcgCACCATCTTTTCTGCCCTAGAATATTTTTCTATCTTGGGAGACAGAAAGAAACATTCATGCATGGGCAACGGCAAATGGAATATATATAACTGGTCCTTTGTGTTTAATTATTGATCATTATTTTGGATGAGGAATATAGAATAATATTAGcttgtaaaaataattgaatgtGCCCATCCATAATAAGATTCACATGAAATGTGATTTGTTAGTTGCTATAATGCGGTTATCGAGGAAGACGGCCTGCAAGGGCCGGGAGCTCATGCTTATTACTAGGTTAGGATTGAGAattttgacccgtttaattaactAAATCCATCAAATTAGAGTTGAACTATATAGTATTATACCTATGACTCGATATAATTCGAGCCCGACACATGACATCaaagttgacaatttttgacacgacccacaAACTTGATATGAACCCAAAATGAGATGGTTAGGGTTGAGAggtttgacctgtttaattgCCACACGACCCACAAATTTGAcatgaacccaacacaaaatgaGCTGGTTAGGGTTGAAGGGTTTGACCCACTTAATTGTCACACGACCCATAAATTTGACACGAGCCCAACACAAAATAAATTGGTTAGGGTTGAGgggtttgacccatttaatcGTCACACGACCCACAAATTTGACATGAATCCAATACAAAATGAGCTAGTTATGGTTGAAGGGTTTGACCGGTTTAATCACCCCCCCCTATTCATTGCTCttggttttaaaattttttcgaGAATAATGAATTTTGGGCCTAAAAATTAGGCTTGCTTCTATCAAAAGTAACTCCTCGTTGTGTTGTGATCCTTCGATAAAAAAATTCTGGTTCCGTCCATTGAAAGTCCTGTAGCAAACTTGGGATGGAAACTGATCATTGTCCACCAGCTTTAACCCCACTCCCACTCCACTATTGGGACTAGATGGATCCACATATAATGCCAAATTATGCTTTGATTAGTATCAAAGACGGAGGCCTATTAAATATTCTACTATcaagttaaataatatatatacattaatgCCATTGATTCTTAGATATCAAACATAGAAGccctttaatttattattatggcattaaatcatatattttatgTACCCAAAAGTGAGGCCAAAACCCAAATGGTCGCTAATCAAGGGGTTTGCCAGGAAATAGGCCTACATAGTTTAAATTTCcaagtaaaataattatgtaAAGTATTGCCTTTTTAAAATCCTTTATTAATCCCATTTTACAGTTGTAATTTGTGAGATGCCA from Corylus avellana chromosome ca1, CavTom2PMs-1.0 encodes the following:
- the LOC132178203 gene encoding SURP and G-patch domain-containing protein 1-like protein; translated protein: MDKGVPPTLFVNDGSFMERFKQLQQEKEKDKGVKLEVSKPIKIESGSLNPNHTISRTSGKLKTNDTRKNPQAASGGKLAFSLKQKSKIVAPPVKLGADEDEDDTDAGKVLADAPTKRQKLDQTDASEHSSRQVDVAPPSPSDPTVKIVADKLASFVAKNGRQFEHITRQKNPGDTPFKFLFDESCADYKYYEHRLAEEEKGLSQTRESQTSHNGGTSTSASKSTSGSQRSLQQHNYQTPAAALYEATEDPRVQTTSAGRSGEASAPTFSDPIAMMEFYVKKAAQEERLRQPKYSKDEMPPPASLQGGPGKKGHHMGDYIPQEELEKFMATCNDAAAQKAFKEAGAKAKIQADNVGHKLLSKMGWKEGEGLGSSRNGIADPIMAGNVKKDHLGVGASQPGEVTPEDDIYEQYKKRMMLGYKYRPNPLNNPRKAYY